The region TAGCTACCCGCCCGCGCGGTGTCCTGGCAATCAACCCCAGTTGCAGCAAAAACGGCTCATACACATCTTCGATAGTCTCTGTTTCTTCACTGATGGCTGCCGCCAGTGTATCCAGCCCCACCGGCCCGCCATTAAACTTTTTAATAATCGCCGTTAGCATACTGCGGTCGGTTTTATCCAGGCCGCGTTTGTCTACCTCTAACAGTGCCAGTGCTTTATCAGCAATAGTATCAGTGATGACGCCGTTGCCTGTTACCTGGGCAAAATCTCTTACCCGCTTCAGCAAGCGGTTGGCAATACGCGGCGTTCCCCGTGACCGTCGCGCAATCTCTAAAGCGCCACGGGGTTCAATGTCTACTTTGAGAATCTCAGCGGCCCGGTTAACAATACATACCAAGTGGTCGGTCTCATAATACTCCAGGCGGCAAATGACGCCGAACCTATCCCTTAGCGGCGCGGCTAACGCTCCAGCCTTAGTTGTTGCCCCTACCAGCGTAAATTTGGGCAAATCCAGGCGGATTGACCTGGCGGAAGGACCTTTGCCAATAATGATATCAAGCGCGTAATCCTCCATTGCCGAAT is a window of Sporomusaceae bacterium ACPt DNA encoding:
- the ruvB gene encoding Holliday junction ATP-dependent DNA helicase RuvB codes for the protein MEERVVAPREQDVDSWQYSLRPRRLMEYIGQDQVKNNLSIFVQAALARNEALDHVLLYGPPGLGKTTLAGIIANELGVNFRITSGPAIERPGDLASLLTNLGDKDVLFIDEIHRLSRAVEEVLYSAMEDYALDIIIGKGPSARSIRLDLPKFTLVGATTKAGALAAPLRDRFGVICRLEYYETDHLVCIVNRAAEILKVDIEPRGALEIARRSRGTPRIANRLLKRVRDFAQVTGNGVITDTIADKALALLEVDKRGLDKTDRSMLTAIIKKFNGGPVGLDTLAAAISEETETIEDVYEPFLLQLGLIARTPRGRVATPAAYAHLNIPYKEKSDAQEKLW